One region of Quercus lobata isolate SW786 chromosome 2, ValleyOak3.0 Primary Assembly, whole genome shotgun sequence genomic DNA includes:
- the LOC115978422 gene encoding protein SODIUM POTASSIUM ROOT DEFECTIVE 2 — protein MGKLSFGKVLDCFCLTSCSSSCFCMNSAETQDEFESKPLIASDKSQLLRLKDVVSGNQTLAFQLKPKMVMLRVSMHCNGCARKVEKHISKMEGVTSYKVDLETKMVVVIGDILPFEVLESVSKVKNAELWNSPS, from the exons ATGGGGAAGCTAAGCTTTGGTAAGGTGTTAGACTGTTTTTGTCTTACTTCTTGCTCAAGCTCTTGCTTCTGCATGAACTCTGCGGAAACCCAAGATGAGTTTGAGAGCAAGCCATTGATTGCAAGTGATAAAAGCCAGTTACTGAGGTTGAAAGATGTTGTTTCTGGAAACCAAACCTTGGCTTTTCAATTGAAACCCAAG ATGGTGATGCTAAGGGTGTCCATGCACTGCAATGGCTGCGCAAGAAAAGTTGAGAAACATATCTCAAAGATGGAAG GAGTGACCTCGTACAAAGTAGACTTGGAAACCAAGATGGTGGTTGTTATAGGAGACATTCTTCCTTTTGAAGTGCTGGAGAGTGTCTCGAAGGTCAAAAACGCAGAGCTTTGGAATTCCCCATCTTGA
- the LOC115976966 gene encoding uncharacterized protein LOC115976966: MTPKSLFFFSSTLALLILLIPISAQISDPNPKPTQSLSAAHTELTNYGFPVGLLPSSVHGYSINKTSGDFSVELGGDCKITLPPDNYLATYSRTVRGKIVSGKIAELDGIRVRALFSWWSITGIRSTGEDLVFEVGMVSAKYPSKNFDESPDCEGKHSSS; the protein is encoded by the coding sequence ATGACCCCAAaatccctcttcttcttctcctccaccctCGCCCTTCTCATCCTCCTCATACCCATCTCTGCCCAAATCtccgacccgaacccgaaacCGACCCAATCCCTATCCGCGGCCCACACCGAGCTCACAAACTACGGCTTCCCCGTCGGACTCTTACCCTCCTCAGTCCATGGCTACTCCATAAACAAGACCTCCGGCGACTTCTCCGTCGAGCTCGGCGGCGACTGCAAGATCACTCTCCCGCCGGACAACTACCTCGCCACCTATTCCAGGACAGTCAGGGGAAAGATCGTTTCGGGTAAGATCGCTGAGCTCGACGGGATTCGGGTCCGTGCACTGTTCAGCTGGTGGTCCATCACCGGGATCCGATCCACCGGCGAAGACTTGGTGTTCGAGGTCGGCATGGTCAGCGCCAAGTACCCCTCCAAGAACTTCGACGAGAGCCCCGATTGCGAAGGCAAACACTCCTCTTCGTGA